Part of the Synergistaceae bacterium genome is shown below.
ATCGATAAGCAGGACAATTTTATAGTCCTTTAGATCTGCTGAGTTAAACATCTTGCGGATGACAAACATCATGGTTAAGGACTTGCCGCTGCCTTGGGTATGCCAAAGAGTACCGCCTGCCTGATCTTTTCGTAGGCGTTCCACGATTTTACGCGCACCACGATACTGCATATAGCGAGGCACTATTTTGATGGTGCGACCTTCATCATCATCAATGAATACTGTATAGTTTTGTACGATATCCAGCAGATGCGAAGGTTCCAACATCCCTGCAACAAGCACCTCTTGGCTGGATGGAACACCATCTTTCTTGATATCGGTCAATTTATATGGATATGGATCTTTCCACTCAATGAAGTGGCTCCGGCCGCCTGTGATGCTCGTATAGCGAGCAGAGTGATAGGATGTGGAAATTACAAACTGGTTATAGAAAAACAGTTCAGGGACACCTTCTGAAATTGCCGCATCACGCCTGTCTTGATATCTGAACAACTGCTCTATTCCTTCGGCAATCGGCTCGGCGATGTCTGGGGCTTTGCACTCTATGACGACAAGAGGTAAACCATTGACAAAGAGAACCACATCGGGGATGATATGTTCCTCTTTACCCAGAAGTCGCACCTTGAACTGGCTGATG
Proteins encoded:
- a CDS encoding type I restriction endonuclease subunit R — translated: MSGRPTELKYVEEPLLQQLGSLGWDVLALDDSDKHDPEKSFRASLAEVIIVKKLKAALARLNPWLNNTQIEDLCVQLQNYLYPMDKLLENNIEIFDRIVEGLSADNEETGEVNCPVRIIDWSDTDTFDKSQTQNDFLAISQFKVRLLGKEEHIIPDVVLFVNGLPLVVIECKAPDIAEPIAEGIEQLFRYQDRRDAAISEGVPELFFYNQFVISTSYHSARYTSITGGRSHFIEWKDPYPYKLTDIKKDGVPSSQEVLVAGMLEPSHLLDIVQNYTVFIDDDEGRTIKIVPRYMQYRGARKIVERLRKDQAGGTLWHTQGSGKSLTMMFVIRKMFNSADLKDYKIVLLID